The following proteins are co-located in the Primulina tabacum isolate GXHZ01 chromosome 11, ASM2559414v2, whole genome shotgun sequence genome:
- the LOC142518033 gene encoding uncharacterized protein LOC142518033: MASTLNLFFFIFLTLQLCHSSSIHDLLKSMGLPAGLLPKQIKSYNFSGSGLLQVFLDGPCLTKFDTMAFYESVVQANLTYGSLSGVQGLSQEELFLWLPVKDITVDDPNSGLILFDIGLAHKQLSLSLFEDPPDCSTDDGLNEMIREVKGSAAEK, encoded by the exons ATGGCGTCCACCCTAAAtctcttcttcttcatcttcctCACTCTCCAACTCTGCCACTCCTCCTCCATACACGACCTCCTGAAGTCCATGGGCCTGCCCGCCGGCCTCCTACCCAAGCAAATTAAGTCTTACAATTTCTCGGGCTCCGGTCTCCTACAAGTGTTTCTTGACGGCCCGTGCCTGACCAAGTTCGACACCATGGCCTTCTACGAGAGCGTGGTGCAAGCTAACCTCACCTACGGTAGCCTCTCCGGCGTTCAGGGTCTCTCACAGGAAGAGCTCTTTCTATGGCTTCCGGTTAAAGACATCACAGTCGATGATCCCAACTCCGGGCTCATACTTTTCGACATCGGGCTTGCACACAAACAGCTTTCTTTATCCCTCTTTGAAGATCCACCGGATTGCAGCACAGATG ATGGACTGAATGAGATGATCAGAGAAGTGAAGGGATCTGCAGCTGAAAAATGA